The Phacochoerus africanus isolate WHEZ1 chromosome X, ROS_Pafr_v1, whole genome shotgun sequence genome has a segment encoding these proteins:
- the LOC125117993 gene encoding melanoma-associated antigen B16-like, which produces MSQHQKGLGCPQDQCLQACSETPDLEVTQVSQALEETHLSSHSVMPGSLKEDPDVGKPSTSEGPQGFCSSAVASTATSSTELDEGSVSREEDSPGTSQAAPDTENVSIDALDNKVAMLVSFLLLKYQMKEPITEEEMLKIVDNCQAHFPEILMRASERMEIIFGLDLQKVDPANHRYDLLIKLGLTYDGMLHGEVGVPKTGFLLLILGLIFMKGNCATEDEVWEVLCVIGVYSGRKHFMFGEPRKLITEDFVKEKYLEYRQVANTDPAQFEFLWGPRAHAETTKMKLLEFLAKVHGIDPSSFPSQYEEALQDEEERAQASSARRLSFHGYPKF; this is translated from the coding sequence ATGTCTCAGCATCAGAAGGGTCTGGGATGCCCACAGGATCAATGCCTTCAAGCCTGCAGTGAGACCCCGGACCTGGAGGTCACACAGGTCTCCCAGGCTCTCGAGGAGACCCATctctcctcccattctgtaatgcCTGGCAGTTTGAAGGAGGATCCTGATGTTGGTAAACCCAGTACGTCTGAGGGTCCCCAGGGTTTCTGCTCATCTGCTGTTGCCAGCACAGCAACCTCATCCACCGAATTGGATGAGGGCTCCGTGAGCCGAGAAGAGGATAGTCCAGGCACCTCACAAGCTGCACCAGACACCGAGAATGTGTCCATTGATGCTCTAGATAATAAAGTGGCTATGTTGGTGAGTTTCCTACTGCTCAAGTATCAGATGAAAGAGCCAATAACTGAGGAAGAGATGTTGAAGATTGTCGACAATTGCCAAGCCCACTTCCCTGAGATCCTCATGAGAGCCTCTGAGCGCATGGAGATCATCTTTGGCCTTGATCTGCAGAAAGTGGATCCCGCCAACCACCGCTATGACCTCCTCATCAAATTGGGCCTCACCTATGATGGGATGCTGCATGGTGAAGTGGGCGTGCCCAAGACTGGCTTCCTCCTACTTATCCTGGGTCTGATCTTCATGAAGGGCAACTGTGCCACTGAAGACGAAGTCTGGGAAGTTTTGTGTGTGATTGGGGTATATTCTGGAAGGAAGCACTTTATGTTTGGGGAGCCCAGGAAGCTCATCACTGAAgattttgtgaaagaaaaatacctgGAGTACCGTCAGGTGGCCAACACTGATCCTGCCCAGTTTGAGTTCCTGTGGGGCCCCAGAGCCCATGCTGAAACCACCAAGATGAAGCTCCTGGAGTTTCTGGCCAAGGTTCATGGGATTGACCCAAGTTCTTTCCCATCTCAGTATGAGGAGGCTTTGCAAGATGAAGAAGAGAGAGCCCAAGCAAGTTCAGCCAGACGACTCTCCTTCCATGGCTACCCCAAGTTCTAA